Proteins from a genomic interval of Candidatus Woesearchaeota archaeon:
- a CDS encoding phosphate ABC transporter, permease protein PstA gives MVNEHVRQNIYFISFRIATFLSVVFLLFILLYTLKEGIGVIDIKFLTSMWFHRNITRGGIFPAIIGTIFLAIGVSIISIPIGICTAIYLNEYAKENLLTRTIKLAIRNLAGVPSIVYGIFGLSFFVLFL, from the coding sequence ATGGTAAATGAACATGTAAGGCAAAATATCTATTTTATATCTTTTAGGATAGCTACATTTCTGTCGGTAGTGTTTTTATTATTTATTTTACTATATACTCTTAAAGAAGGCATTGGTGTTATAGATATAAAATTCCTTACAAGTATGTGGTTTCACAGGAATATTACACGGGGTGGAATTTTTCCAGCTATTATAGGGACTATTTTTCTTGCAATAGGTGTTTCCATCATCTCAATACCTATTGGCATTTGTACTGCCATTTACCTAAATGAATACGCAAAAGAAAATCTACTTACAAGGACAATTAAATTAGCAATAAGAAATCTTGCTGGTGTGCCCTCAATAGTGTATGGAATATTTGGTTTATCATTTTTTGTCTTGTTCTTAA
- the pstC gene encoding phosphate ABC transporter permease subunit PstC: MIITSNHRNIKEKFIELFFSATGIIALLILIGIFAFLFITGIQTFTEISLTEFLLGNEWNPAAYGEPKWGILSLVIGTLIVTFGSLVIAIPLGIASAVYLSEIARPKIREIIKPAIEMIAGIPSVVLGLIGILFLSPLVALIFGLSSGLNAFTSSIIVGIMVLPTIISISEDVLTSLPNEFREASLALGATKWQMIRMTLLPAALSGIVAAIMLGIGRAIGETMAILMVAGNSIAMPVSFFDPVRPMTANIAIEIKEVVKGSLHYEALFAIGLVLFVMTFVVNLISDVIIEKQVRGYKW, encoded by the coding sequence ATGATCATTACATCTAATCATAGAAATATTAAAGAGAAGTTTATTGAGTTATTTTTTTCAGCAACTGGTATAATTGCTTTATTAATTTTGATTGGAATATTTGCTTTTCTTTTTATTACTGGAATACAAACCTTTACAGAAATATCCCTCACTGAGTTTTTGTTAGGTAATGAATGGAATCCTGCGGCATATGGTGAACCAAAATGGGGTATTTTAAGCTTGGTGATTGGAACTTTAATAGTAACATTTGGTTCTTTGGTCATAGCAATACCCTTAGGAATAGCTAGTGCTGTTTATTTATCAGAAATAGCCAGACCAAAAATAAGAGAAATAATAAAGCCCGCCATAGAAATGATTGCAGGTATTCCATCAGTAGTGTTAGGATTGATAGGAATATTGTTTCTTTCACCATTAGTTGCCTTGATTTTTGGATTAAGTAGCGGACTTAATGCTTTTACTTCTTCCATCATAGTTGGTATAATGGTCCTACCTACAATAATCAGTATTTCAGAAGATGTCTTAACTTCATTACCTAATGAATTTAGAGAAGCTAGTTTGGCTTTAGGAGCAACTAAATGGCAAATGATAAGAATGACTTTGCTTCCCGCAGCTTTATCGGGCATTGTTGCGGCTATAATGTTGGGAATAGGCCGAGCAATTGGTGAAACAATGGCAATTTTGATGGTAGCAGGAAATTCAATAGCAATGCCGGTTTCTTTTTTTGATCCTGTAAGACCCATGACTGCGAACATTGCAATAGAAATAAAAGAAGTTGTAAAAGGGAGTTTACATTATGAAGCTCTTTTTGCCATTGGATTAGTATTATTTGTTATGACTTTTGTTGTAAATTTAATTTCTGACGTCATTATTGAAAAACAGGTGAGGGGATATAAATGGTAA